A region from the Inhella inkyongensis genome encodes:
- a CDS encoding NUDIX domain-containing protein gives MKHCPDCATELADIELHEDGGPKTRRRCPACGFTHWNNPTPVLAAVVECVDQGGRLLLARNAAWEGRFFGLITGFMEAGESPEDGILREVLEETGLRPTAPPRLLGVWDFQKKNQLIVAYHVAAAGEVRLSPELAEYKLLEPAKVRCWPQGTGQALATYLRQRGIEPQFFE, from the coding sequence ATGAAGCACTGCCCCGACTGCGCCACGGAACTGGCCGACATCGAGTTGCATGAAGACGGCGGCCCCAAGACCCGTCGCCGCTGCCCGGCCTGCGGCTTCACGCACTGGAACAACCCCACCCCCGTGCTGGCCGCCGTGGTGGAGTGTGTGGATCAAGGCGGTCGTCTGCTGCTGGCGCGCAATGCGGCCTGGGAGGGGCGCTTCTTTGGCTTGATCACCGGCTTCATGGAAGCCGGCGAGTCTCCTGAGGACGGCATCCTGCGCGAGGTGCTGGAGGAGACCGGCCTGCGCCCCACAGCGCCGCCACGCCTCTTGGGCGTGTGGGACTTTCAAAAGAAAAACCAACTCATCGTGGCCTATCACGTCGCCGCGGCGGGCGAGGTGCGCCTCAGCCCCGAGTTGGCCGAATACAAGCTGCTGGAGCCCGCGAAGGTGCGCTGCTGGCCTCAAGGCACCGGCCAGGCCCTCGCCACTTACCTGCGGCAACGCGGCATCGAACCCCAGTTTTTTGAATGA
- a CDS encoding sulfurtransferase TusA family protein, whose translation MSNPDFDLDLDVRGLNCPLPILKAKKALAELSSGQVLCIHATDPGSTRDFQAFARQTGHELLAQRQESGEFTHWLRKK comes from the coding sequence ATGAGCAACCCTGACTTCGATCTCGATCTGGATGTGCGCGGCCTGAACTGCCCCCTGCCCATCCTCAAGGCCAAGAAGGCCCTGGCGGAGCTTTCCAGCGGCCAGGTGCTGTGCATCCACGCCACCGACCCCGGCTCGACCCGCGACTTCCAGGCCTTTGCGCGCCAAACCGGCCACGAGCTCCTGGCTCAACGCCAGGAGTCCGGTGAGTTCACGCACTGGTTGCGCAAGAAGTAA
- a CDS encoding methyl-accepting chemotaxis protein — protein sequence MRNNQPVSGREFPFPVGKTLVSVTDLKGRITFCNKAFIEVSGFTAEELLGQPHNLVRHPDMPEEAFRDLWDTIQKGLPWRGPVKNRRKNGDHYWVMANATPMKDGDRITGYLSVRVPCPRTVVEQAERAYAQMRAEAAAGQRKLALEQGQFRRVDRLGALVQRMLPGEQAWLFGLALMPVAGALAAGWWLPKTAGLLVGLGLAGLGMWSLKSVLQAPLRRLLEDAQALGSGDLTQDVAVDATGLNGELQQALNQLAVNLRTVVLDARTDIDGLQTQLREIASGGVDLANRTENQASNLQTTASSMEQITGTVSNTAASAQRGSELAGETTRVAQDSQQRVQQVASSMAAIQDATRRIGEMVQVVEGVAFQTNILALNASVEAARAGESGKGFAVVADEVRSLAGRAAEAAREIRRLIAEAGECVAAGDSHTGEASNRVDAALQAVASVHQALEEIRVAALEQQQGIGQINEAMASLDGVTRQNTALVEELSASTLDMQRQIALVSTSTRLFRLQRGEKTVSELDAVELRKLHRTHNKALAEEAMAVD from the coding sequence ATGCGCAACAACCAGCCTGTCTCCGGGCGCGAGTTCCCCTTTCCGGTCGGCAAGACCCTGGTCAGCGTGACCGACCTCAAGGGCCGCATCACCTTTTGCAACAAGGCGTTCATCGAGGTCAGCGGCTTCACGGCCGAGGAACTTTTGGGTCAGCCGCACAACCTGGTGCGCCACCCCGACATGCCCGAGGAGGCCTTCCGCGACCTCTGGGACACCATCCAGAAGGGCTTGCCCTGGCGTGGGCCGGTGAAGAACCGACGCAAGAACGGCGACCACTACTGGGTGATGGCCAACGCCACGCCGATGAAGGACGGGGACCGGATTACCGGCTATTTGTCCGTGCGGGTGCCCTGCCCGCGCACGGTGGTGGAGCAGGCCGAGCGGGCCTATGCCCAGATGCGCGCCGAGGCGGCTGCGGGTCAGCGCAAGCTGGCGCTGGAGCAAGGGCAATTCCGGCGCGTGGACCGATTGGGGGCGCTGGTCCAGCGCATGCTCCCAGGCGAGCAGGCCTGGCTTTTTGGCCTGGCGCTGATGCCGGTGGCGGGCGCGCTGGCGGCCGGCTGGTGGCTGCCCAAGACGGCGGGGCTGCTGGTGGGCCTGGGATTGGCCGGGCTGGGGATGTGGAGCCTGAAATCGGTGCTGCAGGCACCGCTGCGTCGGCTTCTGGAGGATGCTCAGGCCTTGGGCTCGGGCGATTTGACCCAGGATGTGGCCGTGGATGCCACAGGCTTGAATGGCGAGTTGCAGCAGGCCTTGAACCAATTGGCGGTGAATCTGCGTACCGTGGTGCTGGATGCACGCACCGACATCGATGGCCTGCAGACGCAGCTGCGCGAGATCGCCAGCGGCGGTGTGGACCTGGCCAACCGGACCGAGAACCAAGCGTCCAATTTGCAGACCACGGCTTCCAGCATGGAGCAGATCACCGGCACGGTGAGCAATACGGCGGCCTCGGCCCAGCGGGGCAGTGAGCTGGCCGGCGAGACCACCCGCGTGGCGCAGGACAGCCAGCAACGCGTGCAGCAGGTGGCCAGCAGCATGGCCGCGATTCAAGACGCCACACGGCGCATCGGCGAGATGGTGCAGGTGGTGGAGGGGGTGGCCTTCCAGACCAATATCCTGGCCCTCAATGCCTCGGTGGAGGCGGCGCGGGCGGGTGAATCCGGCAAGGGCTTTGCGGTGGTGGCCGACGAGGTGCGGTCGCTGGCGGGCCGGGCGGCCGAGGCCGCGCGCGAGATTCGCCGTCTGATTGCCGAAGCCGGCGAGTGCGTAGCCGCGGGCGACAGCCACACGGGCGAGGCCAGCAACCGCGTGGATGCGGCCCTGCAGGCGGTGGCCAGCGTGCACCAGGCCTTGGAAGAAATCCGCGTGGCGGCGCTGGAGCAGCAGCAGGGCATCGGCCAGATCAATGAGGCCATGGCCAGCCTGGATGGCGTGACACGGCAGAACACCGCCTTGGTCGAGGAGCTCTCGGCCTCGACGCTGGATATGCAGCGTCAGATTGCGCTGGTCAGCACCTCAACCCGACTGTTCCGGCTGCAGCGCGGGGAGAAGACGGTTTCCGAGCTGGATGCCGTGGAGCTGCGCAAGCTGCACCGCACGCACAACAAGGCCCTGGCCGAAGAGGCGATGGCCGTCGACTGA